A genomic segment from Salvia splendens isolate huo1 chromosome 13, SspV2, whole genome shotgun sequence encodes:
- the LOC121762907 gene encoding scarecrow-like protein 15, protein MKLPFPTNNHSPKTIAATIYAASPPYEPKSVLDLRGSPSPAAELEDHVLITPQLEEWDSLMRELGLQDDPNPSPNSNPNLPDFPPATNAFDSSPFFTTDFGLLSGIPNYTQNPNTADVNDWNPGFDYVDELIQLAECLETNSLQLGHVIAARLDQRLQSPSGKPLQRAAFYFKEALETLLTGSTRSPDLIQTIKAQKTFSTISPIPMFSGFTATQVVLDAMDGCATAVHVVDFEIGLGGHWASFIREISEERGKPALRISALVTEDFSAESTLVRENLTQFARELNVVFEIDFVPIRNFECLYFKSVKFHDGEKVAVVLSPATFRRVGTGFLSDLRRLAPHVVVHVDGEGFGAVSYREAVIEGLELYSTVMESLEAAANLNGGGEWMRKIEEFVVYPKIEERVGRIGGLGWREAMVGAGLRKVGMSQFAEFQAECLVRRVQVRGFHVSKRQGEMMLCWHDRVLVATSAWMF, encoded by the coding sequence ATGAAACTACCCTTCCCAACAAACAACCACAGCCCTAAAACAATCGCCGCCACCATCTACGCCGCCAGCCCGCCCTACGAGCCCAAATCCGTCCTCGATCTCCGAGGAAGCCCTAGCCCGGCCGCGGAGCTGGAGGATCATGTGCTGATCACCCCACAATTGGAGGAGTGGGATTCTTTGATGAGAGAATTGGGCTTGCAAGATGACCCAAACCCTAGCCCTAACTCAAACCCTAATCTCCCCGACTTCCCTCCAGCCACCAACGCCTTCGACTCGTCTCCCTTCTTCACCACCGACTTCGGCCTCCTCTCTGGCATCCCCAACTACACTCAAAACCCTAACACGGCCGACGTCAACGACTGGAACCCTGGATTCGACTACGTGGATGAGTTGATCCAACTCGCCGAGTGCCTCGAGACGAACTCGCTCCAACTCGGCCACGTCATCGCGGCGCGCCTCGACCAACGCCTCCAATCCCCGTCAGGGAAGCCGTTGCAGCGAGCCGCCTTCTACTTCAAGGAAGCCCTCGAAACCCTACTCACCGGGTCGACTCGGTCCCCCGACCTAATCCAGACCATCAAGGCCCAGAAGACATTCTCCACCATATCGCCGATCCCGATGTTCTCGGGATTCACGGCCACCCAGGTCGTGCTCGACGCCATGGACGGCTGCGCAACAGCCGTCCACGTCGTCGACTTCGAGATCGGACTCGGCGGCCACTGGGCCTCCTTCATCAGAGAGATATCCGAAGAGCGTGGGAAGCCTGCGCTTCGGATATCCGCTCTGGTGACGGAGGACTTTTCCGCTGAGTCGACTCTGGTTAGGGAAAACCTAACTCAGTTCGCGCGCGAACTTAACGTCGTTTTCGAGATTGATTTCGTGCCAATCAGGAATTTCGAGTGTTTGTATTTCAAGTCCGTCAAGTTCCATGATGGGGAGAAGGTGGCGGTGGTTTTATCGCCGGCGACATTCCGGCGAGTGGGGACGGGGTTTCTGAGCGATCTGCGGCGGTTGGCGCCGCACGTGGTGGTGCACGTGGACGGAGAGGGGTTCGGGGCGGTGTCGTATCGGGAGGCGGTGATCGAGGGGCTGGAGTTGTACTCGACGGTGATGGAGTCGTTGGAGGCGGCGGCAAACTTGAACGGAGGAGGGGAGTGGATGAGGAAGATAGAGGAGTTTGTGGTGTATCCGAAGATAGAGGAGAGGGTGGGGAGGATTGGGGGATTGGGGTGGAGGGAGGCGATGGTGGGGGCGGGGCTGAGGAAGGTGGGGATGAGTCAGTTTGCCGAGTTTCAGGCGGAGTGTTTGGTGAGGAGAGTGCAAGTGAGAGGGTTCCACGTCAGCAAGAGACAGGGGGAGATGATGCTTTGCTGGCATGACAGGGTGCTTGTTGCCACGTCAGCGTggatgttttaa
- the LOC121762728 gene encoding G-box-binding factor 1-like isoform X2, whose product METGEESTPSKSSKPASSAQEAHVTPTTPVYPDWPSSMQAFYGAGAAQPFFASTVASPTTHPYMWGGLHPMMPPYGTPVPYPALYPPGGMYAHPNMAMPPGFVHGTAESEGKGTDGKDRPSSKKSKGPSANHGMIGGKSGGGGKTASGSGNDGTHSAESSSDEGSSDASHENNNQDFSASKKGSFNQMLADGANAQNNGVPTNFPNSVPGNPVVSVPATNLNIGMHLWNTTAAGSGPMKLRPNSAGVAPSGMMNDQWIQEEREIKKQKRKQSNRESARRSRLRKQAECEDLQHRVDLLNGENRGLTDELQRLSEECEKLVSENNSIKDELIKMFGADAVSELENGNSNMHEGVGDEEGN is encoded by the exons ATGGAGACTGGGGAAGAAAGCACTCcatcaaaatcatccaaacCTGCATCGTCAGCGCAG GAAGCACATGTTACACCAACAACGCCTGTGTATCCTGATTGGCCAAGTTCTATGCAG GCTTTTTATGGTGCTGGAGCAGCTCAACCTTTCTTTGCTTCAACAGTGGCTTCTCCGACTACCCATCCTTACATGTGGGGAGGCCTG CATCCTATGATGCCACCTTATGGGACCCCAGTTCCATATCCTGCTTTATATCCTCCTGGGGGAATGTATGCTCATCCTAATATGGCTATG CCACCAGGTTTTGTACATGGAACTGCAGAATCAGAAGGGAAAGGAACTGATGGGAAGGATCGTCCGTCAAGCAAAAAGTCCAAGGGGCCTTCAGCCAATCATGGAATGATTGGTGGGAAGAGCGGAGGTGGTGGGAAAACAGCCTCTGGCTCTGGAAACGATGGTACCCACAG TGCTGAAAGCAGTAGTGATGAAGGTTCATCAGATGCTAGCCATGAAAACAACAACCAG GACTTCTCTGCATCCAAGAAAGGAAGCTTTAACCAGATGCTTGCTGATG GGGCTAACGCGCAGAACAATGGTGTCCCTACTAATTTCCCTAATTCTGTACCTGGCAATCCTGTAGTATCTGTCCCTGCAACTAACTTGAATATTGGCATGCATTTGTGGAATACTACTGCAGCTGGTTCTGGGCCCATGAAACTGCGACCAAATTCAGCTGGTGTTGCTCCATCTGGCATGATGAATGATCAGTGGATTCAA GAAGAACgtgaaataaaaaaacagaAGAGAAAGCAATCTAATCGTGAGTCTGCTCGGAGGTCAAGATTACGTAAGCAG GCTGAGTGTGAAGATCTACAACACAGGGTAGACTTATTAAATGGTGAGAATCGTGGTCTCACAGACGAGTTGCAAAGGCTCTCTGAGGAATGTGAGAAACTTGTATCAGAGAATAACTCTATAAAG GACGAGTTGATTAAGATGTTTGGGGCCGATGCCGTAAGTGAACTAGAGAATGGCAATTCCAATATGCACGAGGGTGTCGGGGACGAAGAAGGTAACTGA
- the LOC121762728 gene encoding G-box-binding factor 1-like isoform X3: METGEESTPSKSSKPASSAQEAHVTPTTPVYPDWPSSMQAFYGAGAAQPFFASTVASPTTHPYMWGGLHPMMPPYGTPVPYPALYPPGGMYAHPNMAMPPGFVHGTAESEGKGTDGKDRPSSKKSKGPSANHGMIGGKSGGGGKTASGSGNDGTHSAESSSDEGSSDASHENNNQDFSASKKGSFNQMLADGANAQNNAGSGPMKLRPNSAGVAPSGMMNDQWIQQEEREIKKQKRKQSNRESARRSRLRKQAECEDLQHRVDLLNGENRGLTDELQRLSEECEKLVSENNSIKDELIKMFGADAVSELENGNSNMHEGVGDEEGN, encoded by the exons ATGGAGACTGGGGAAGAAAGCACTCcatcaaaatcatccaaacCTGCATCGTCAGCGCAG GAAGCACATGTTACACCAACAACGCCTGTGTATCCTGATTGGCCAAGTTCTATGCAG GCTTTTTATGGTGCTGGAGCAGCTCAACCTTTCTTTGCTTCAACAGTGGCTTCTCCGACTACCCATCCTTACATGTGGGGAGGCCTG CATCCTATGATGCCACCTTATGGGACCCCAGTTCCATATCCTGCTTTATATCCTCCTGGGGGAATGTATGCTCATCCTAATATGGCTATG CCACCAGGTTTTGTACATGGAACTGCAGAATCAGAAGGGAAAGGAACTGATGGGAAGGATCGTCCGTCAAGCAAAAAGTCCAAGGGGCCTTCAGCCAATCATGGAATGATTGGTGGGAAGAGCGGAGGTGGTGGGAAAACAGCCTCTGGCTCTGGAAACGATGGTACCCACAG TGCTGAAAGCAGTAGTGATGAAGGTTCATCAGATGCTAGCCATGAAAACAACAACCAG GACTTCTCTGCATCCAAGAAAGGAAGCTTTAACCAGATGCTTGCTGATG GGGCTAACGCGCAGAACAATG CTGGTTCTGGGCCCATGAAACTGCGACCAAATTCAGCTGGTGTTGCTCCATCTGGCATGATGAATGATCAGTGGATTCAA CAGGAAGAACgtgaaataaaaaaacagaAGAGAAAGCAATCTAATCGTGAGTCTGCTCGGAGGTCAAGATTACGTAAGCAG GCTGAGTGTGAAGATCTACAACACAGGGTAGACTTATTAAATGGTGAGAATCGTGGTCTCACAGACGAGTTGCAAAGGCTCTCTGAGGAATGTGAGAAACTTGTATCAGAGAATAACTCTATAAAG GACGAGTTGATTAAGATGTTTGGGGCCGATGCCGTAAGTGAACTAGAGAATGGCAATTCCAATATGCACGAGGGTGTCGGGGACGAAGAAGGTAACTGA
- the LOC121762728 gene encoding G-box-binding factor 1-like isoform X1, protein METGEESTPSKSSKPASSAQEAHVTPTTPVYPDWPSSMQAFYGAGAAQPFFASTVASPTTHPYMWGGLHPMMPPYGTPVPYPALYPPGGMYAHPNMAMPPGFVHGTAESEGKGTDGKDRPSSKKSKGPSANHGMIGGKSGGGGKTASGSGNDGTHSAESSSDEGSSDASHENNNQDFSASKKGSFNQMLADGANAQNNGVPTNFPNSVPGNPVVSVPATNLNIGMHLWNTTAAGSGPMKLRPNSAGVAPSGMMNDQWIQQEEREIKKQKRKQSNRESARRSRLRKQAECEDLQHRVDLLNGENRGLTDELQRLSEECEKLVSENNSIKDELIKMFGADAVSELENGNSNMHEGVGDEEGN, encoded by the exons ATGGAGACTGGGGAAGAAAGCACTCcatcaaaatcatccaaacCTGCATCGTCAGCGCAG GAAGCACATGTTACACCAACAACGCCTGTGTATCCTGATTGGCCAAGTTCTATGCAG GCTTTTTATGGTGCTGGAGCAGCTCAACCTTTCTTTGCTTCAACAGTGGCTTCTCCGACTACCCATCCTTACATGTGGGGAGGCCTG CATCCTATGATGCCACCTTATGGGACCCCAGTTCCATATCCTGCTTTATATCCTCCTGGGGGAATGTATGCTCATCCTAATATGGCTATG CCACCAGGTTTTGTACATGGAACTGCAGAATCAGAAGGGAAAGGAACTGATGGGAAGGATCGTCCGTCAAGCAAAAAGTCCAAGGGGCCTTCAGCCAATCATGGAATGATTGGTGGGAAGAGCGGAGGTGGTGGGAAAACAGCCTCTGGCTCTGGAAACGATGGTACCCACAG TGCTGAAAGCAGTAGTGATGAAGGTTCATCAGATGCTAGCCATGAAAACAACAACCAG GACTTCTCTGCATCCAAGAAAGGAAGCTTTAACCAGATGCTTGCTGATG GGGCTAACGCGCAGAACAATGGTGTCCCTACTAATTTCCCTAATTCTGTACCTGGCAATCCTGTAGTATCTGTCCCTGCAACTAACTTGAATATTGGCATGCATTTGTGGAATACTACTGCAGCTGGTTCTGGGCCCATGAAACTGCGACCAAATTCAGCTGGTGTTGCTCCATCTGGCATGATGAATGATCAGTGGATTCAA CAGGAAGAACgtgaaataaaaaaacagaAGAGAAAGCAATCTAATCGTGAGTCTGCTCGGAGGTCAAGATTACGTAAGCAG GCTGAGTGTGAAGATCTACAACACAGGGTAGACTTATTAAATGGTGAGAATCGTGGTCTCACAGACGAGTTGCAAAGGCTCTCTGAGGAATGTGAGAAACTTGTATCAGAGAATAACTCTATAAAG GACGAGTTGATTAAGATGTTTGGGGCCGATGCCGTAAGTGAACTAGAGAATGGCAATTCCAATATGCACGAGGGTGTCGGGGACGAAGAAGGTAACTGA
- the LOC121762728 gene encoding G-box-binding factor 1-like isoform X4 produces the protein METGEESTPSKSSKPASSAQEAHVTPTTPVYPDWPSSMQAFYGAGAAQPFFASTVASPTTHPYMWGGLHPMMPPYGTPVPYPALYPPGGMYAHPNMAMPPGFVHGTAESEGKGTDGKDRPSSKKSKGPSANHGMIGGKSGGGGKTASGSGNDGTHSAESSSDEGSSDASHENNNQDFSASKKGSFNQMLADGANAQNNAGSGPMKLRPNSAGVAPSGMMNDQWIQEEREIKKQKRKQSNRESARRSRLRKQAECEDLQHRVDLLNGENRGLTDELQRLSEECEKLVSENNSIKDELIKMFGADAVSELENGNSNMHEGVGDEEGN, from the exons ATGGAGACTGGGGAAGAAAGCACTCcatcaaaatcatccaaacCTGCATCGTCAGCGCAG GAAGCACATGTTACACCAACAACGCCTGTGTATCCTGATTGGCCAAGTTCTATGCAG GCTTTTTATGGTGCTGGAGCAGCTCAACCTTTCTTTGCTTCAACAGTGGCTTCTCCGACTACCCATCCTTACATGTGGGGAGGCCTG CATCCTATGATGCCACCTTATGGGACCCCAGTTCCATATCCTGCTTTATATCCTCCTGGGGGAATGTATGCTCATCCTAATATGGCTATG CCACCAGGTTTTGTACATGGAACTGCAGAATCAGAAGGGAAAGGAACTGATGGGAAGGATCGTCCGTCAAGCAAAAAGTCCAAGGGGCCTTCAGCCAATCATGGAATGATTGGTGGGAAGAGCGGAGGTGGTGGGAAAACAGCCTCTGGCTCTGGAAACGATGGTACCCACAG TGCTGAAAGCAGTAGTGATGAAGGTTCATCAGATGCTAGCCATGAAAACAACAACCAG GACTTCTCTGCATCCAAGAAAGGAAGCTTTAACCAGATGCTTGCTGATG GGGCTAACGCGCAGAACAATG CTGGTTCTGGGCCCATGAAACTGCGACCAAATTCAGCTGGTGTTGCTCCATCTGGCATGATGAATGATCAGTGGATTCAA GAAGAACgtgaaataaaaaaacagaAGAGAAAGCAATCTAATCGTGAGTCTGCTCGGAGGTCAAGATTACGTAAGCAG GCTGAGTGTGAAGATCTACAACACAGGGTAGACTTATTAAATGGTGAGAATCGTGGTCTCACAGACGAGTTGCAAAGGCTCTCTGAGGAATGTGAGAAACTTGTATCAGAGAATAACTCTATAAAG GACGAGTTGATTAAGATGTTTGGGGCCGATGCCGTAAGTGAACTAGAGAATGGCAATTCCAATATGCACGAGGGTGTCGGGGACGAAGAAGGTAACTGA